One Streptomyces sp. RPA4-2 genomic window carries:
- a CDS encoding nuclear transport factor 2 family protein, translating into MKTPEQKNKELVLNAFDTLFGKREYAAAEEFWSDDYVQHSRHIPPGREGLFGLVRSLPETLRYENQYVIAEGDYVMLYGRYSGIGAPAASVVADVVRIEKGKLAEHWDVWEDEATRAESAGDAPMFGDEFPPGR; encoded by the coding sequence ATGAAAACGCCCGAACAGAAGAACAAAGAACTGGTACTGAACGCGTTCGACACGCTTTTCGGCAAACGTGAATATGCGGCAGCCGAGGAGTTCTGGTCGGACGATTACGTTCAGCACAGCAGGCACATCCCGCCCGGCCGGGAAGGTCTGTTCGGTCTCGTCCGCTCCCTCCCCGAAACGCTGCGCTACGAGAACCAGTACGTCATCGCCGAAGGTGACTACGTCATGCTCTACGGCCGCTACTCCGGAATCGGAGCTCCCGCCGCCTCGGTGGTGGCCGACGTGGTCCGCATCGAGAAGGGAAAGCTCGCCGAGCACTGGGATGTCTGGGAGGACGAAGCCACCCGCGCCGAATCCGCCGGCGATGCGCCGATGTTCGGTGACGAGTTCCCTCCCGGCCGATGA
- a CDS encoding dihydrofolate reductase family protein, translating to MRKLIYGMNLTLDGYIAAPGDDIGWSVPSDELFQFWSDQLRATDLSLYGRKLWQTMSSYWPTGDQRPDATPAEIEFARRWRDMSKVVFSSTIDKVDWNTRLVTGDAVAEITRLKAEDGGPMDIGGATLAGAAMRAGLIDEYVLATAPVLVGGGTPFFAGLDSWVNLNLVETRTFPSGVILTRYETRR from the coding sequence ATGCGGAAACTGATCTACGGCATGAACCTGACCCTGGACGGCTACATCGCCGCGCCCGGCGACGACATCGGCTGGAGCGTGCCGAGCGACGAGCTGTTCCAGTTCTGGTCCGACCAGTTGCGGGCGACCGACCTGTCGCTGTACGGGCGCAAGCTGTGGCAGACGATGAGCTCCTACTGGCCGACCGGCGACCAGCGGCCGGACGCCACCCCGGCGGAGATCGAGTTCGCGCGCCGCTGGCGGGACATGTCGAAGGTGGTGTTCTCCTCGACGATCGACAAGGTCGACTGGAACACCCGCCTGGTCACCGGTGACGCGGTCGCCGAGATCACCCGGCTCAAGGCCGAGGACGGCGGCCCGATGGACATCGGCGGCGCGACGCTCGCAGGAGCGGCCATGCGGGCCGGGCTGATCGACGAGTACGTGCTGGCCACCGCGCCGGTCCTGGTGGGCGGCGGCACGCCGTTCTTCGCCGGGCTGGACAGCTGGGTGAACCTGAACCTGGTGGAGACGCGTACGTTTCCCTCCGGCGTGATCCTGACCAGGTACGAGACGAGGCGCTGA
- a CDS encoding magnesium and cobalt transport protein CorA, which produces MYRDGVRVSTPGSLADTFRELRDQPDGMAWIGLARPTEAELLSLAAEFDLHPLAVEDAMEAHQRPKLERYGETLFVVLRAARYLDALEEVDFGELHVFVGPDFLITVRHGAAPDLSAVRRRMEDTTELLKLGPEAVLYAILDSVVDGYVPVVSGVQNDIDEIETEVFRGDPAVSRRIYELSREMVEFQRATRPLVGMLHALMAGFAKYGTDEELQRYLRDVADHVTHTSERVDGFRQALADILTVNATLVTQQQNAEMRALAEAGFEQNEEIKKISSWAAILFAPTLVGTIYGMNFDRMPELHWMLGYPFAIVLMAVVCTSLYVIFKRKDWL; this is translated from the coding sequence CTGTACCGCGACGGCGTACGCGTCTCGACGCCCGGGTCCCTCGCCGACACCTTCCGTGAGCTGCGCGACCAGCCGGACGGCATGGCGTGGATCGGCCTGGCCCGCCCCACGGAGGCCGAACTCCTCTCTCTGGCCGCCGAGTTCGACCTGCACCCGCTCGCCGTCGAGGACGCGATGGAGGCGCATCAGCGTCCGAAGCTGGAGCGCTACGGCGAGACTCTCTTCGTCGTACTGCGCGCCGCGCGCTATCTGGACGCGCTGGAGGAGGTCGACTTCGGCGAGCTGCACGTGTTCGTGGGCCCCGACTTCCTGATCACGGTCCGGCACGGCGCGGCGCCGGACCTCTCCGCGGTGCGACGCCGGATGGAGGACACCACTGAGCTGCTGAAGCTCGGTCCGGAGGCCGTCCTCTACGCCATCCTCGACTCCGTCGTCGACGGGTACGTGCCCGTCGTCTCCGGCGTCCAGAACGACATCGACGAGATCGAGACCGAGGTCTTCCGCGGCGACCCCGCGGTCTCCCGCCGCATCTACGAACTCTCCCGCGAGATGGTCGAGTTCCAGCGGGCCACCCGTCCACTGGTCGGCATGCTGCACGCCCTGATGGCCGGCTTCGCCAAGTACGGCACCGACGAGGAGCTGCAGCGCTACCTCCGCGACGTCGCCGACCACGTCACCCACACCAGCGAACGCGTCGACGGCTTCCGCCAGGCCCTCGCCGACATCCTCACGGTCAACGCGACCCTGGTCACCCAGCAGCAGAACGCCGAGATGCGCGCCCTGGCCGAGGCGGGCTTCGAACAGAACGAGGAGATCAAGAAGATCTCTTCCTGGGCGGCGATCCTGTTCGCGCCGACGCTGGTCGGGACGATCTACGGGATGAACTTCGACCGGATGCCGGAGTTGCACTGGATGCTCGGGTACCCCTTCGCCATCGTCCTGATGGCGGTTGTCTGCACCAGTCTGTACGTCATCTTCAAGCGGAAAGACTGGCTCTGA
- a CDS encoding winged helix DNA-binding domain-containing protein: MTRTNGTTAGSPEGRGAEAYGGSTHTDAQAMAQPGAPTKARAKTHAQSHVRPHATARAGKAAPGVPVLGPRALNRATLERQHLLRRSAALTATEAVGHLVGLQAQNVKPPYYALAARLEGFCPGDLSTAMADRAVVRIVTLRSTIHTHTADDALSLRPLVQAARDRELHAFRKGLVGVDLERLAVISRELVEAEPRTMKQLREELLAEWPDADPFALSVAARCGLPLVQVTPRGLWGRSGQVALTTAEHWLGRPAEPTPAPDATVLRYLAAFGPASVKDMQTWAGLTRLREAFERLRPRLVTFRDEKGVELFDLPDAPRPDADTPAPPRLLPEFDNLLLAHADRSRVVPAALKGRTWAGNQAYRALLVDGFLAGVWRQDGNVLTVEPFGRLTKGQRDEVVGEAERMLRVMSGDGSYDIRFGTVTG; encoded by the coding sequence ATGACGAGGACGAACGGCACGACGGCGGGCTCCCCGGAGGGGCGCGGCGCCGAGGCGTATGGCGGAAGTACGCATACGGACGCGCAGGCGATGGCGCAGCCGGGCGCGCCCACGAAGGCACGTGCGAAGACACATGCACAGTCTCATGTGCGGCCACATGCGACGGCGCGCGCGGGCAAGGCCGCCCCCGGCGTGCCCGTGCTCGGCCCCCGTGCCCTCAACCGCGCGACCCTGGAGCGCCAGCACCTGCTGCGCCGGTCCGCCGCTCTCACCGCCACGGAGGCCGTCGGGCACCTCGTCGGTCTCCAGGCGCAGAACGTGAAACCGCCGTACTACGCCCTCGCCGCGCGCCTCGAAGGGTTCTGTCCCGGGGATCTGTCGACGGCCATGGCGGACCGTGCCGTCGTGCGTATCGTCACCCTGCGCTCCACCATCCACACGCACACGGCCGACGACGCGCTCTCTCTGCGCCCGCTCGTGCAGGCGGCCCGGGACCGGGAACTCCACGCCTTCCGCAAGGGGCTCGTGGGCGTCGACCTGGAGCGGCTCGCCGTGATCAGCCGTGAGCTGGTGGAGGCCGAGCCGCGCACCATGAAGCAGCTGCGGGAGGAACTGCTCGCCGAGTGGCCGGACGCCGACCCGTTCGCGCTGTCGGTCGCCGCGCGCTGCGGGCTGCCGCTCGTCCAGGTCACCCCGCGCGGACTGTGGGGCCGCAGCGGCCAGGTCGCGCTGACCACGGCCGAGCACTGGCTCGGCCGCCCCGCCGAGCCCACGCCCGCTCCCGACGCGACCGTGCTGCGCTACCTGGCCGCCTTCGGGCCCGCCTCCGTCAAGGACATGCAGACCTGGGCGGGGCTGACCCGGCTCCGGGAGGCGTTCGAGCGGCTGCGGCCACGGCTGGTGACGTTCCGCGACGAGAAGGGGGTCGAACTCTTCGATCTTCCGGACGCGCCCCGCCCGGACGCGGACACGCCGGCCCCGCCGCGTCTCCTGCCCGAGTTCGACAACCTGCTCCTCGCGCACGCCGACCGCTCCCGTGTGGTGCCCGCCGCCCTCAAGGGGCGTACCTGGGCGGGCAACCAGGCCTACCGCGCCCTCCTCGTCGACGGATTCCTGGCGGGGGTGTGGCGGCAGGACGGGAACGTCCTCACCGTCGAACCCTTCGGCAGGCTCACGAAGGGGCAGCGGGACGAGGTGGTCGGGGAGGCGGAGCGGATGCTCCGGGTGATGTCCGGTGACGGGTCGTACGACATCCGTTTCGGGACGGTCACCGGGTAG